The genomic window CTGCCTTTAACCTGGACAAACCGAGACTCGGTGCTGAAGACCTCGTCTCTTTAACAAACCTGTCTCGAATCAGCCCGAGTCGTTTCCATGGCAGCAGCATTCGTCCTTTCATTCTGGTGGAAGTTGGACGTTCTATTTTAGGAAGCTGCCGTTGGCTGTTGTTGCTGCGTGTCCACTGCGTGTGGACTAGGTTGTCTCCTGTGTAGCTGTCCTGTCTTTCGTCCATGAGTCATGAGGACGTGTCTTGTCCCGTGCTGTTGGGGCCTCTAAACTCTTTGAATGTTTGAGCTGCTTGCTGTCCCTTCAAAATGCATTCTTCTGCTACACTTCAACAAAGGCAGGAATTTTATAGGATCAGTCATACAGgcgcgtgtgtgggtgtgtgtgtgtgtgcgtgtgtgtgtgtgtcagagccgGTATGCCTGTTTGGGCAGGTTGAGGGACGGCGTCTCACCTCTTTGTGCCCCGCCCAGATACCTGCCGGCAGCATAGCTGTGGACCCGTCGCTCTTCGTCTCTCTGTTCTGTCTCGACTCCGGGAGGACGTTTTCCTGCTGAACTCGTTTTCGGGTTAGAATCTTGTTTTGGTGTCATTTTTTCATGTGAAATGGACGTTTGAGGACGACGTGTCCACAGCCCTGCAGTTATTCTCCGAAGGACGCTGGACTGCGTGAGTTTGGGCGACCGGTGCAGCTGCTTATTACACAGTGTCTCTTTGGTTGTGACTCTttcctgcatcatcatcatcatcggtgtAATATATAATCAGGCTTCTGAGGCTCTCCCATTCTCTGCTCTTCTTTAACACAACCGTCATGTGATCACGGCTGCCGGAGACGAACCGAGATCAAAATCAGGTTGAACGTCTCCAAATGTTTGCCTGGACTTTCAACACTTCCTCTTACCGCCTGTTTCACATGTTGAATGTTAAAGGTGACTGGCAGCTGATGAGGAACTCTATATTTAGTTCCTTCTCTCCTGGAATGTGACTGGGTATACTGTTGTTACTTTATTCCTGGAGTGGCTGGATATTCTGTTATTTAGTTACTTTATTCCTGGAGTGGCTGGATATTCTGTTATTTAGTTACTTTATTCCTGGAGTGGCTGGATATTCTGTTATTTAGTTACTTTATTCCTGGAGTGGCTGGATATTCTGTTATTTAGTTACTTTATTCCTGGAGTGGATGGATATTCTGTTATTTAGTTACTTTATTCCTGGAGTGGATGGATGTTCTGTTTAGTTACTCTTTTCTTGGACTGGGTATTCTGGATATTCTGTTATTTAGTTACTTTATTCCTGGAGTGGATGGATGTTCTGTTTAGTTACTCTGTTCCTGGACCGGGTATTCTGGATATTCTGACATCTGTTCACCGTGGGTTCATCTTGATTGTGCATGATATCTTTTTCGACTTCCTCCAGTGAGATTCTATCTGATGTTGCCGATCTGTGCTTAACATGGAGGCTCTCTAAATGCAACGCTTCCACTCTGACCTCTGGAATAGAAAGATTACTTTATGATGAGCGGAAACGGAACGCTGATTATTTGTGGAACGCTTCAGGTGACGAGGTGTCTGGTATCTGGACAACATCTGGAAGGTGTGCGCGTGCCGGAACATTTGGACAGAAGGATTTTAGGAGAGGATTACAGAGTCATAGCAGGGATTAAAGTGGGTAATGGGGCACCCGCCTTATCAGGGACGatggaagggaagggaagggaagggaagggaagggaagaggGGAATGAGCCGTTTGCGTTTCCTCCTCCACCGGATGCCCGTCCTGTGGGACGAGTTGTTGCTGGTTCTGGGTTTCATGCTCCTGCTCTTGCTTTCGGTTGACTCGGTGGGACGGCGCTTTGGCACTGTCGGGCACCTTCGGAGTAACATTGTTTACTTTGTCTTGTTTTAGTAAATGTTTGCAGTATTTCAGATTTGTACTGTGAGGCCTGTCGCTGCTGCAACCCTGAAATATCAACTGCATTACAGACGAGATTAGAAGCAGGCCTGTCATTGTGAAGCTGCCAGGATGAGCGCCTCAACCTGTCTGTTTAGTCTGactggatgacatcacacacacacacaccagcgagGAGGCCTAGCCACGCCTCCTGTGGACTCGCCATTTGCTTTCACGTCTCCGTTTTAATGGTTTCGCGCAGCCTTCCACAGGACCTTTGACCTTCCCATGAGACGCACCTCGCCCTGAACATTGTGTCTCATCATGCAGTGGAGTGGCATTGTACCGATGGACCCTCAGGTGTGTCCGCACCGTCTCAGCCTCAGCCAATCGACGATCAATGGCTTTGACAGATCCCCGGGCAGCACATGGAGACCGGGCCACTCGCGCAACAGCAGCACTGGCTCTTCAAAGCTTAGCAAGCAGGTAAGGGGGCCGCGCCTGCAGAATCTGGTGGCTCTTCCTGCTGCGGCTGTTATCGTTTGCCTCCCTTGTTTCCATGACGACATGTCGATAGAACCCGCTACAGTAGCACAAATCCGAACGGCGACCAAGTCCACGAGCAGCCGTTGGCTTTAGTAACGAAggcgtttcctcctgcagtctCGGGACTGGGAGGTGCTGGAAGACCTGAAGCAGCTGGACGGGCCTTCGGTTGCCGACTCGACTCTGGACCTCAGCGTTCCCGGGATCTGCGAGGGAAtcctgctgaagaggaggaagtatCCGCTCAAAGGCTGGCACAAGGTCGGGCAGCGTCGTCGCTTCCCTGCGCGTTAAAGGCTTTAAACGAACCGCTTCATGTTGCGTTCCTAGTGCTTTCCGTCGGATCTAAATTCGATGTCATGGagtaaaatatttacaaataaatattgttgaattgttacatttttaaagacGCTATTGTGAAATATAATTTCTGAAATATCTGAAACTCCGTTTCTGAATTTCAGTTGGAAACGGGTCAGTTTGTGTTTTGCGAGCGCTTTTTGGGTCTTGAAACCGTTGTGAGGTTTCCATGACGATGGTTCTCAGCCCATTGTCAATCCTTCAAGTCAACTCAGAATCCGAATACTTCATTGATCCCCAATCCGACGGGGTCGTCCACAGAATAGTCGTTTTCTGTCTTCAATGTGATTGGTCTGTTTCAGAGATACTTCCTGTTGGAAAAAGGAATTCTGAAGTACTCAAAGACGCATCAAGATGTAAGTCCACTCCGTGATGTCACGTGGAGTAACGTCTTTACGTTGTGGCCTGAGTATCTGGAGTTTACTCTTCTTTGTGAGCGGCAGTACTTTCTGCGTGTACTCTAGATCCAGAAGGGGAAGCTCCACGGCTCTCTGGACGTCAGCCTGGCCGTCATGTCCATTAACAAGAAGTCCCACCGCATCGACCTGGACGGCGGCGACAACCTCTACCACCTGAAGGTTAGAAGCGCGTTGAGGACGTTCACAGATCCGACGCCGTTCTTGTTTGATTTAGTTTCTATGGGATGTTCTTTGGGCTCTCCTGTAGCTTCTGAGCGCTGATAAACGTGTAAATGTAAAACGATGATTGTCACACTAACGTGGAGGCGCGGAGATGCTGATGTAGTATCACAAAGATTCGATAAAAGCCCTACACTGTAAAacatcctccctctctctctctctcaggcaaAGAGCAGCGAGTTCTTCTACATCTGGCTGACCAAGCTCCGCGCCCATCGCATGTTCAAGAAGAGCGAGGCCATGAGCGTTCACAACGGCATCCTCCACGCTCTGTCGCTGGACCCCGCCTCCCTGAGCCTCAGCCAGCAAAGCAGAGCGATGGTCAGTTCCCTCCACGGGCCAGACGCGGGCcgcaccccggacgcgtcgccagcgcatcgcggggcaaCCCACAAACAAAAGCGTTCCAAATGAGAACCTCTCGCACTTAATTCGTCTTGAAATGTGGCGGGCCCAGCGCAATGTTCTCGACCACAGAGCCTCTCGGACTATGACAGGCAAATTTCTGGGGAACAGAATTTCAGATTCTCccattcagaatcagaagtagtttatagTCCATGAGGGATCACAGACTAGTAATTTCTCTCTGAAGTCGTGCTGCATGTAATTCCACTTCCCTTCCCAAATGTTGCAGAAGGCTTGTCCTTATCTTTCAATCGTCGTTCCAGAAAAAGTGACGCAAATCTCCAAAGGGATTACAGGATTAGTGCATTTGGTTAAATTACTGcaattctgcttttattttgaagttttgAGAGCGGGATTTGTCGCTCAGGTATTTGTATGTTGAGTGTAAATGATTGTGTTGAATAATACTCCTCTTACTTCGTACAAAGTATTTTGAGGCTTCTTGAAGACGAGTGTCGTTCCTGACCAGCTTTCAAAATGAGAGAAGGTGTAATCCTGTAAGTTGGGCTCAGTGACTCCAGAACCGATGCTCCTGCGTGTCTCCCCAGCGCGGGTCGGGGCTCCTCGCCTCAGGCTGCAGTTTGGATGCCGACCAGCAGCCTCACTACGCCAGCTCGGCGAGCGGCGCTCCCGCGCCGGCCTCTCAGCCGGGGGCCGCCCACAAGGTGTCGGCGTGGCTGCAGCAGACGCACGACATCGACGCCACCTCCCACGGTGGGACTCGCCTCTGATCGTCACTTCTGATTATTGATTAGTCTTTTGTCCCGCTCTGTGACCCAGCTGTGTCCCTCGCTCTGCTCGTCAGAACTCACTCGCTGTCAGGCCGAGCTAACGGAGCTAGCGCAGCTCATCCAGCGCCTTCATTGGTTGGAAGGAGGCCTGCCGGTCACGACCACAGACCTGGAGAGGCGGATCAGCATCCAGGTGAGGATCCGACCCGGAACGGGTGCAGCCGTCTCACCGTGAATGGAAGGGTCGGACGTCGGACGCCGTAACGCCGTTTCTCCCCGATCTAGAACCTCTTCCTCGAGCAACCCAAGAGAGGAAAGCTCTTTGGTCACGCCAGGACTTTGTCCCGCTTTGAAGCTATGGGAATGGTAGGACGTGGTGCTGAGTCGTCTTCATCTTGAACCTTGCCTGAGCGTCTCCTGaccatcgtcctcctcctgaTCTCGTCCCCTCCAGTGCAATTCGAGCTAcctgagctccagcagcagctctggtcTCGGGGCGTCGGTTCCATCCCTCTCGGGTCACGTCTACTCTCAGCTGTCCAGCCCTCAAGTCACCTCACCTGAGGCCAAGAAGCTTCACCAGGAAATCTGCACATCTTCTCAGAAAGgtgagccccgcccaccccaAATCAGAAGCACATTAAACGCACACTACTGGACACAGTTCATTGAAACGAATGAAATTTAAAATACTATAATCTGCGTTCAATCAATACACGTTAGCTTTGATGAAATCTAAATTCATTCCATATTTGCATatcttattattatattttgatAAATACTCTAGTGGTCACTTTTCGACAGTCTCAAAGCCGTCCAAACAAACCCATGAGATCTGATTCGTTTGTATTTGACATATTTCTAATACTAATATAAGATGATTCTATGGAGACCCGTTCTGGATGGGTTTTGGTCAaccttagatcccattaaattctgagattGATCCGGATTCCCCCGTCTGGATCCccaaaaatccagattttcccatttacttctaatggaggctttaaaaaaaatcatatcttgttaAATCTTCATTCAATGCAGTCACCAAgcatcagtcataaaggggtccgatatgaaccatcatgcaaaacgtcttctggttctgatccagaatgaggtcaggaacaaatattacattttaacattaaaaagaatcagttaaaaatacacatgaactctgattcactttgacttttcatggttggtgtataaagataccaagaacaatatggaaccttctggtgctgatccagatcaccgtgtggacggtgtagatccggttaggaggagaacgagtgctttttatttatattttattctatgGAGTATATTAATCCATCACAATGTTCCTTTGTTTCACCTTTTTCAAGTCTAAAAATGATCGATATCGTTATTAATCAGGTGATTGAGGTGAAATCTGAGATCACTGGGATTGACGGGGGACGCTTTGTGATCCATCGGTCGTGTTCTGTTGCAGTTCATTCGTCTCTGAAATCCATTCATGAACTGCTGACCCTGGAGCGGGAGCGGCTCAGGCACGCTTGGACCGGGCCGGACCTGAGGCAGAACACCTCCCAGCAGCTTGCCTCGCTGTGCAGCACGCTTTCTGAGGTAACGGGACAGGGGCTGCGCTAGGCGGAACGCAAAGGGGGGCCCTCGCCCAACCGGCGGAGGACACGCCCTCGCTGCCTGCCGGTGAAACTGTTCAGCAGGTTTGGGTTGTTTGTGGGAAGGATCGACACGGggcgcgtgcacgcacacacacacacgcacgcacgcacgcacacacacacacacgggagaCAGAAATAGCCCGGGTACTCTCTTGTCTGCTGTTGCGTCAGGCTGCTTCCCGCCTGGTTCTCTGCCTGCTTCTTTCTCAATCAGTGGCGTTTTTGTTCTTTAGGTTTTTGAGCTTGTAAATGTTTTAGTTGATTTTAGATGAACTTTCTGCATCTGGCCTGCCGGTGACGACGCCCCTTTAGCTGCTGTGCGGCTGCTGGGGCTCCGTGCAGCAGCGCGTGCGCCGCAGACGAGCTAGCCGCGCGGGGAACGCTCCGGAACCTGCCTGACCTTGTGACCGTTTCTGTTGTCTTGCATGGATGCTCTGTTTATGTACGTTTAGCTTGGCTTGCAGTCCCGTCTGACCAAAGTCCACTCCCTTTCCCTCTCCGATTCCTCTGAGGAGTCCTTCTGCACCGTCCGTCCTGACCAGGTGTGTGTGGCTCCTATTCGCTTTGCAGCATGGCACCTCaggaaggcccccccccccccttcctgtggCTGAAAATGTCTTGTGGGTGTGGTTTTGTGGTTCTCCTGTTCCTGCCTGTGTGGAGCTGCTGATCGTTCATGTCGCACTttgaccctgcccccccccccccgaacccccTGACAGAAGACGCCGTCTGTGGGCCGTCCCCTCAATCGAGCGCCCTCAGTGGCTGAGTCTGAGTATTATGACGCCACCGAGGTGATTCTGTGCGAGAGCTCCTCGGAGGCGGAGGCTTCGGACGAATCTGGGCTGAGCGACACCACGACCAGCAACTCTGGTGAACCCGATGAGCGGCacggtgagtgtgtgtgtgtgggggggggtccagtgtGCTCGCCAGCAGAGACGAGGACGACTGACGTCTTTCTCTCTCGTCCTCAGCTGCCGCTGCCCTCAACTACCGGGCCAGCCTGAACAGCTCGGCGGACAAACCCAGACCCGTGCCCACGAATACCGGTAacgctgccgggggggggggggggggggctgatcagAATAGGCATCATGGTGGAGACACTGATGATGGCGTCGGCCACGTTCCCAGCAGTG from Brachionichthys hirsutus isolate HB-005 chromosome 16, CSIRO-AGI_Bhir_v1, whole genome shotgun sequence includes these protein-coding regions:
- the LOC137905248 gene encoding oxysterol-binding protein-related protein 7-like, encoding MDPQVCPHRLSLSQSTINGFDRSPGSTWRPGHSRNSSTGSSKLSKQSRDWEVLEDLKQLDGPSVADSTLDLSVPGICEGILLKRRKYPLKGWHKRYFLLEKGILKYSKTHQDIQKGKLHGSLDVSLAVMSINKKSHRIDLDGGDNLYHLKAKSSEFFYIWLTKLRAHRMFKKSEAMSVHNGILHALSLDPASLSLSQQSRAMQPHYASSASGAPAPASQPGAAHKVSAWLQQTHDIDATSHELTRCQAELTELAQLIQRLHWLEGGLPVTTTDLERRISIQNLFLEQPKRGKLFGHARTLSRFEAMGMCNSSYLSSSSSSGLGASVPSLSGHVYSQLSSPQVTSPEAKKLHQEICTSSQKVHSSLKSIHELLTLERERLRHAWTGPDLRQNTSQQLASLCSTLSELGLQSRLTKVHSLSLSDSSEESFCTVRPDQKTPSVGRPLNRAPSVAESEYYDATEVILCESSSEAEASDESGLSDTTTSNSGEPDERHAAAALNYRASLNSSADKPRPVPTNTGRRTTLPAPGRDNSHIGIMTILYNNIGKDLSRVSMPVALNEPLSLLQRVSEELEYPELLDIANQTDDPYERMVYVAAFSISGYAWASWRYRNKPFNPVLGETYESDREDRGFRYVSEQVSHHPPVSASHAESENFVFWQDQRWKNKFWGKSVEIISTGQVNVSLPRYGDHYEWNKAVTCIHNVLSQQRWLEHYGEVVINNKKSDVCTCKITFVKSNYWSSDGKNEIQGVVLNRAGEVVHRFGGFWHEGIFCDTLPSPKCLWKPNVQPDDHFDFYGFSRYVRELNELTPELLAVLPPTDTRFRPDQRLLEEGKVTEADKKKDEVEEKQRERRKAMAKRGEEHIPRFFRKASDEEGREVWLYNGTYWKLRSDPGFANTRNLDLW